Within Butyrivibrio fibrisolvens, the genomic segment TGATGAGATCAGTAGATTTACTACAAAAGTAAAAGAAAAATTTCAAATAGAGATTCCAAGTGAATACATTGATTTTTTGAATGGAATCTGTAGTGTTACGGATAAAGGAGTATAAAATTGGAGCAAGAAGAATTTAGAGTGATGGTTAGAGATGCAGTTAAAGCGTTGATTGATGGTATCGCTTCAGGGGAGTATGACAAAATTCCTGATAATGTTGATATTAATAAATCCTGGTATTCAGATGGTATGACGCGTGATGAGGCAATGGCTGATTTTAAGGACTGGATCGAAGGTCAATTATCATTATGGAATGAACAAGATGGCGCTGATTTTGTCTTTGACGCTTTCAAAGAAGACTCTTTGGATTGGCAAGACAGTGATTATTTCGATGATGATGATGATGACGATTTGGGCGAGACGGATTTTGTAATATATCAGCCTACAAGCCATGGCGAAGACATCGATTTTTGGTTTGAAATAGATATCGAGAATAAAGAGGGAGAAAAGCCTCGCATTGTATTTCATATTAACTATTAGGATGTTAAAGAATTTATTGAACCTGGTACTATTATGTAGAAATTGTAAATATAGATGTCAATTTAACTATGAGCGATAATCTCTTTTCCCAAGGAACTGAATACCGTCTTAAGGTTGATAATAAGTATTACAGCTCTTTAGACATTGAGGGCTTCTCACTTATGATGAAGGATCCTTCCTATTGCTACAAGTTCTATTGGCTTGAAGCAATAGTGAAGCTGATCTCTGAAGGCGTAAGTGAGACTACTTTTGATGACATTATAAATGAGATGATCGCAAGTGCCTGGTATTCTGTTCGTGAATTCCATATCCATTTAAGCGGTATACAGCTTGATGGTCAGATAAGAGATGGCCTGGAACGGGCTATTCTTAAGCTGTCGGATCTAAGCGGTCTTCCATCTAACGCTTCTAAGGTTGAGATTATAAATGCAATCAAAGAACATGACAGTGAGTTGAAAGATTCTAAAGAGCAGCTTACTAACATGGTTCCTTACAGGGCTCTTGCAGGTTTTTTCTCAAGGTCTGAGGAGAAAGCTGAGTGGGGCAGTATCAGGAGGATGACGGCATATATCAAAAGTATTAGTAGTGATGTGGTTTTATTGCCGTATACTCTTGGTGATTCCAGTAAGCTTAAGAAGGAAGTGTATTTTGAACCGGCCTGGATCAAGATGATTCAGGATAATACTGTGGCGATTCTGGGCTGGATTCAGTATGAGAAGGTTAAGTGGCTTCAGAACAATAATCCTGAGGTTCCGGGACTTGTATATAAGCTTGCGCCCATGGATGAGAAGATGCGTAAGCTTGACAGGGTTCATAAGCTGTGGGATGGAATTCTTGAATGCAGCAATGTTATAGATGTGTTTACGGATGATCCTATAAAGACTAAGAGTTATGATGTGGATCATTTTATTCCGTGGTCTTTTGCTATGAATGATGAGCTATGGAATCTTATGCCGATGGATTCTTCGCTTAATTCTGCTAAGAATAACAGACTTCCAAAGTGGGATCCTTTCTTCAGGAGATTTGCCCAGAATCAGTATCTGTTATACGAGATGATCCATGACAAGGAGCATATTCATAAGCTTTTTGAGTCTTGCCTTCGTGACAATCTGCATTCTATATGGGCAGGGCAGGAGCTATATCGTAAGGGGAATTCTAAAGAGGAGTTCTTTGGGATTCTTGAGAAGAATATGCAACCGGTGTATGACTCTGCCAGAAGGCAGGGGTATGAGATTTGGAACTGGTAGACTTTGATACATGGCTTGAGGTTAGTATGATAGATAAGAATGTTGAATATTATAACAATAACGCAGACAGCTTCTTTGAGGGCTCTGTGAATGCTGACATGTCAGGAGTAAGGAGTGGCTTTTTGAAATATGTTCCTGATGGGGGCAAGATCCTTGATGCTGGCTGCGGAAGTGGTAGAGATAGTAAGGCTTTTTTGTCAGAAGGATATGATGTTGTAGCTTTTGATGCATCCAAGGAGATGTGCAAGAGAGCTTCTGAGTATATTGGCAGGGAAGTTCTTAATATGCGTTTTGAAGATATTTCTTTTGATAAGGAATTTGATGGAATCTGGGCGTGTGCTTCGCTGCTGCATGTGCCTTCAGATGATCTTCCGGAGGTATTACAGAAGATGAAGAGGGCTCTAAAACCTGGTGGAGCTATTTACGCATCCTTTAAGTATGGCGAGGGAACGACTGTCAGAGGAGAGAGAGTATTTAGTGATTATACTGAGGAGAGCGCTACTAAGCTTTTTGAGGAAGCGGGATTTGAGATTGTAAGTAGTGTAGTTGGTGGTGACTCAAGACCGGGAAGAGAAGATGAGAAGTGGATCAATGTTATTGGTATATGTCAATGATAGGAGGTCTATATGATCAAGATCTACGGTATGCCCACTTGCCCATATTGTGATTACGTTCATGAGCAGATCAAGGGCAGAGAAGATGAATTCGAGTACATAAATATCGGTGAGAATATCCGTAATATGAGTGCTTTCACAAGACTTCGTGATACCAATCCTGTATTTGATCATTGCAAGGAAATCGGTGATGTAGGTATCCCTGCTTTTGTATTTGAGGATGGCAGGGTGTCGATCGACCCGGCTGATGCGGGACTTATTGAGTATGGTACGCTGGGGGCTTGTTCTATTGATGATCACAAGAACGGCAGGAAAGGGTGCTGACAAGTTTTTTCCTAAATCATATTGATTAGCGAGCAGAGCATCGGGAAGAATCCGGCAAATGGATGAATGTTTAAAAGTGGAGTTAATCACACTGTGTAAACGTTTATCCCTTTGCTGGATTTTTTTATTCTCTGACTGGGAAATACAGTAAAAACCACAGAGGACTAAAAAGATCATGCTGGCCCAGATGCGAGCAGTGGCTAAAATGAGTTTATTGAACCTGGTACTATTATGCAGGAAGCAAAGCTGATTGCCGAAGAAGACACAGAAAAATGGCTTGAAGAATTAGAGAAAAAAGAACTCCCGGCATTGAAAGAACTTAAGGACGGACTGACAGACTTGGGGGCAGATAAAGCTGACTACGACAGTATAACCGGTTTTGCCAAAGCACTGGAACATCCGGTCAGATCAAGCAACGGGAAGGTATATGTGGAGATTCCAAATCCTGAAAAGACACTTCCGGTACTGAAGAAAATGATGAAGAAGCTGACATCGGTAATCGAAAAGGCTAAGGAAATAGGAAGAAAGATCGCTGGACATGCGGAGCAGACAAGGGTATCGCTTAGGGCAAAACTTGCCGAGGCGCAGGAAGAAGCAAGACGACAGAATGAGGAAAGAAAACCGGTACAAAAGAAGAATGATATAACCCGATAAAACCGCATGGTTACACGCTTTTTCATTGAAAACAAGTGCTATTCATGGTAGGATATATTTTGGTATTTTGTACCATTAAGATAAGAAAATGTCACCACTGGTGACACAATTGAGTTGGACAAATCATCTGTTGATAATGTCAGGCTGTAAATCCGATGAAGAGCGTGAATTCTATATTCGGCTTGCAATTAAAGAGCGTTATACCAAAAGACAGTTGGAACGCCAAATGGACAGCGGATATTATGAGCGCTATATGCTTTCAAAGGATAAAATCTTGCCGGAAAAGGTTCAAGCTGAGTTAAACCCTTTCTTGGATTCTTATGTAATAGAGTTCTTGGATTTGCCAACCGGTTTCCTTGAGAAAGACCTTCGTAAAGGCCTGATTTCCGGAATGAAGCAGTTCATGCTTGAAATAGGTAAGGACTTTACGTTTATCGATGAAGAATATGCCATAACCGTTGGTGGTGAAGATTTCAGGATAGATCTACTGTTTTACCACAGAACGTTACGCTGCCTTGTGGCTATTGAACTTAAAACCGGCAAATTTAAACCGGAATATGTATCAAAGATGGACTTCTATTTGGAAGGACTTGATAGGCAGGTGAAGAAGCCTGATGAAAATCCTAGTGTTGGCTTAATTCTCTGTGCATCAAAGAATGATGAGGTGGTCGAATATGCAATGAGCCGTACCATGTCTCCGATGATGGTATCGCAGTACCAGTTACAGTTGCCGGATAAGGAAGTGCTGAGAAAGAAACTGCAGGAATTGGCTAATATTCCGCAACTTGAAGAGTAGTTAGATTATGACATTGAGATAGTTTTTTTGAACCTGGTACTATTATGAAATCATATTGATTAGAGGAGTTTGATATTTCAAGGGCAACAGTATTTAGAGACTATGCTACGAGTTTGAGAAATATCGTAAGAATAGAAAACGTCAGAAGAACTCGAGGTATGGAATGAAAAAATATAACTTAATAGTCGCTACAATTATAACAGCACTGGCCTTATCAGCCTGCTCTTATGGGGAGGGTGAGTACGGCGTGTTCTTAAGCTATGATGGCGATCTTGAGGATCTTTCGGATTATAAGACGGTGGTGATAGATGCCCAGTATTTTGACAAAGAGGATATAGAGGATTTCAAGGAGCAGGGCCATGAGGTTTATAGCTATATAAACGTTGGCTCTATAGAATCGTTCCGTGATTATTATGATGAATATGAAGATCTGACACTTGATGTCTATGAACACTGGGAAGAAGAGAAGTGGGTAGATGTCTCTTCAGGCAGATGGCAGGAGTTCATCCTTGATATACTGGCGCCTGACCTTTTGGATAAAGGAATAGATGGATTTTTTGTAGATAATTGTGATGTCTATTATCAGTATCCTGAAAAGGAGATCTTTGAAGGACTTACTGTTATCATGAAAGGTCTCATAGCTACAGGAGCAGAGGTTGTTGTTAACGGCGGAGATGCTTTTGTTACTGCATATACAGATGAAGGCGGGGATGCAGATGATATCATAACAGGTATCAATCAGGAATCCGTACTTACAAGTATTGACTGGGACGAGGAAGAGTTCCATGAAGCTGCTGCAGATGACGAGGAATATTTTAAGGACTATATAGAGACATATGCAGATGAGGGCATTGATATATACCTTTTGGAATACACTGATGATCCGCTTTTGTCCATGAAGATACGCCGTTATTGCAAGGCGCATGGCTTTAAGTATTATATATCGGATTCACTGGAACTTGATCTCTGACTTTCTTGATATTTAGAGGATGTTGCAGTCATGGAACTTTTATGATCTAAATGATGTACCGTGTTAAGTTAACAGAATGTGAACGCTTGCCTGTGACCTGGAATTTTCGAATTGATATCTGTGTTCTGTTAAACGGTCCCTGTTAAGTAGTGATATTAGAAAAGGCTGCCTGACTCTATATGATACCCTAGCGCAGACAGCAGCTTTAAGTGCCTTGACAAGCATTTTGTATATAGATACACTATACATATAAATATAGTGTATCTATATTATAAGAGGTGTATTATGGGTGCGATTTATACCAAGGCGCAGAAGGCTGCGACACAGAAATATATAAACTCAACCGATCAGATCAGGGTTAGAACGAGTAAAGGCAATCTTGATTTTATTAAGAATCATGCTATGAATATGGGTGAATCTTTTGGAGAATTTGTTAATAGGGCCATTACAGAAGCTATATAT encodes:
- a CDS encoding HNH endonuclease domain-containing protein, producing the protein MSDNLFSQGTEYRLKVDNKYYSSLDIEGFSLMMKDPSYCYKFYWLEAIVKLISEGVSETTFDDIINEMIASAWYSVREFHIHLSGIQLDGQIRDGLERAILKLSDLSGLPSNASKVEIINAIKEHDSELKDSKEQLTNMVPYRALAGFFSRSEEKAEWGSIRRMTAYIKSISSDVVLLPYTLGDSSKLKKEVYFEPAWIKMIQDNTVAILGWIQYEKVKWLQNNNPEVPGLVYKLAPMDEKMRKLDRVHKLWDGILECSNVIDVFTDDPIKTKSYDVDHFIPWSFAMNDELWNLMPMDSSLNSAKNNRLPKWDPFFRRFAQNQYLLYEMIHDKEHIHKLFESCLRDNLHSIWAGQELYRKGNSKEEFFGILEKNMQPVYDSARRQGYEIWNW
- a CDS encoding class I SAM-dependent methyltransferase; its protein translation is MELVDFDTWLEVSMIDKNVEYYNNNADSFFEGSVNADMSGVRSGFLKYVPDGGKILDAGCGSGRDSKAFLSEGYDVVAFDASKEMCKRASEYIGREVLNMRFEDISFDKEFDGIWACASLLHVPSDDLPEVLQKMKRALKPGGAIYASFKYGEGTTVRGERVFSDYTEESATKLFEEAGFEIVSSVVGGDSRPGREDEKWINVIGICQ
- a CDS encoding glutaredoxin-related protein, with protein sequence MIKIYGMPTCPYCDYVHEQIKGREDEFEYINIGENIRNMSAFTRLRDTNPVFDHCKEIGDVGIPAFVFEDGRVSIDPADAGLIEYGTLGACSIDDHKNGRKGC
- a CDS encoding endo alpha-1,4 polygalactosaminidase — its product is MKKYNLIVATIITALALSACSYGEGEYGVFLSYDGDLEDLSDYKTVVIDAQYFDKEDIEDFKEQGHEVYSYINVGSIESFRDYYDEYEDLTLDVYEHWEEEKWVDVSSGRWQEFILDILAPDLLDKGIDGFFVDNCDVYYQYPEKEIFEGLTVIMKGLIATGAEVVVNGGDAFVTAYTDEGGDADDIITGINQESVLTSIDWDEEEFHEAAADDEEYFKDYIETYADEGIDIYLLEYTDDPLLSMKIRRYCKAHGFKYYISDSLELDL
- a CDS encoding PDDEXK nuclease domain-containing protein, translated to MSPLVTQLSWTNHLLIMSGCKSDEEREFYIRLAIKERYTKRQLERQMDSGYYERYMLSKDKILPEKVQAELNPFLDSYVIEFLDLPTGFLEKDLRKGLISGMKQFMLEIGKDFTFIDEEYAITVGGEDFRIDLLFYHRTLRCLVAIELKTGKFKPEYVSKMDFYLEGLDRQVKKPDENPSVGLILCASKNDEVVEYAMSRTMSPMMVSQYQLQLPDKEVLRKKLQELANIPQLEE